Within Diospyros lotus cultivar Yz01 chromosome 15, ASM1463336v1, whole genome shotgun sequence, the genomic segment ctATCTGAAATTCTTCCCCAATTCTTTCTATAATTCTTCCCAATTCTTGTTGTATTTCCCCCCCTTTCAGTCTAAttccttctcaatttcttccaattttcctattcaaaccctaggcaAACCCTAGGATTGTGACATTTGTATGCCTCCATTCTGGAACCATTATTATCTCTATATTGGCTATATTATGTTTTCTCCAAGTTTAGGAAAACAACTTaatctttctttgttttcagAAACCTGATTTCTAtcaatttatcacaagatttaAGTTTGATATCATTATGCATTTTTCAACTTTTACACATCCTTCAGGTGACCCTAGGCTGCAACAATAAGGATCTCCTTTGTGACTAGAAGGTCATTGGTTCAAGACTTCCAAGTTGTGGAACAACCTCTTTGCTGAAAAGCAAGGAGAAGGCTGCATACAAATATGATCCTCTCCCAAGCCTCGCAAAACAGGAAGCCTAATAATTAGGGACACCCTTTTTTTAACACCTCTATTTCTATTTACCACAATAAAAGGTAACCTTGTCACTCATCTAATATCTCTTAAAGAGAAATCTTATAACTTCATTAAAACATGTGCCCCTTCATCTCCTCCGTGAGAAAGCACTATCGTTGTCTTTTCCATATGGAAAAAGAGGAGGGAAAACAAAAAAGCTAATGATAAACATCAGAAACtacatcaaaattaataattgaagcTCGAAATTTTCCTCAATCAAGATTGAGTACCTTGACCAAGTTTTAGTAATACAAATATGAAATGTAGCAGAAATTGTGAGCACAAATGCTGATTGCCAATAAACTAGGGGATCATTATAATTTCATTCCAGAAACCTAATGAATACAATATGACAGAAATCTAACATGATACAAACTTCTGAAAAACTACTTGATCTTTTTCTTAATAGCTGAACACAAAAACTTTATACCTTTCCAGGTAGGATACTGACAATCCAGAAATGGAAATATCCAACTCTTCAGGACTGAGATGCTTTGCCGGCAAAGTGATacatttttgcaaatttcaaaCACAGTTCACGGTCCCTGGTATCTCCCCAGCCTCCCCAACCCCTGAACCCAGCTTGATATCCAGCCTGATGCTCATAAACATGCACCCTCCATTTTGGATTGATATTGCCAGCTTTATCAACCTCTTCTATGGGGATATTCAACACACCATTGTCAATGCAAGAAAACGTCTCCCCCTGGCCCTGATGCAAACCGCATTTCCCAAAGTGAATTGCACTTGTCCTAGGACCTCGTAATGTGTAAACAGGGCCACCAAATGAAGGAAAAACAGTTGCCCACATTGTTATGTCCCAGTTGTAATcatcaaaaaaacaaaattctcCTGCCTTCCTATGTATCTTCTTCCAAACAGTGCGATTATATGCATAACCCACATTACCCATTCTCTCTGCAATCAAACTCTCCCATCCTTCTCCCCTTGATTTCACATCAGATGGAGCCAGATTTGCAGCGTAACAATTAGGACACTTTTTAGGCTTCAGTGCTATGAGCATCTGTAAATTACGATAAGCATTTGGAAAGATATAGTGGTCCTCCTCTATGAAAAGAATATGACCCAAGTGCTGACGAGTCTCCTTCAATCCATCCCACACAGTGTTCATCATCCACCACCAATGATGCTTCAACGACACAATCTTTGGGGACCGATGGTTCCCATATTGATCTGGACTGCCTTCACAATGTTTCTTAGCTGGATCATCCTTGCCCGTACAGTCTGCTCGCGACACACCGGGAAAGCTACTATTAAATACATGGGGTGAATAAGGGGCAAATATTTGTTTCACTTGACAGAACCTAATACCTTCCACTATCTTGTTCATCTCTTCATAGTATCCATCATGACTAACTATCAATAGAGTTTCACCAATCCCAACTACACGAGAGAGACTATCAACAGCTACACGCAGATACTGGGGGCGATTGTGAACATATAGAACAATTATTATACCATCCTTAGCTAGCTTCGGGAACAAATCCAAGTTTCTCGGGGGCAATTCATTTCGCTGTTCCAATAGGACGGACAAGCGACTTTGTTTGGAGAGGTTAAGTGATTTAGCCAGTAGGGAGACATTAGcagccaaatccaaatccaattttTGATCAATCTCAATGGGATTTGGAGAAATTGAATTCGTATGAAGGAGACAAAGCAGCATACCAGCACCCAACAAAGTAATCACAACCACAGACAAGAGGCGGCGAAAGGCCGCATCTTTGATCCGAGGTTTCTTGGGCAAAGCCATAAATGAACAGCCCAGAAAAAGGCTTCAAAAACGTTCAATTTCGTTATCCACGATTCATTCAAACTAAAAGAGCTAAACCAGGAAACTAACAGTAAACATCAAAAACTACAGCAAATTGAGACTCTACATAGACGGGAATTAGTAACCAAAACCTCCAACATTTTCTCCAGAGTTTGAACGGAGAATCAAACCTCAACTCAATCAGCAAAACATTAGGGTTTTTACCCGCACAGCATCTTGGAGGATTTGGAAGCAAATCCAACAAGGATCAAAGCAAATGCCCAAATGGGTAGTGACCAGTCATCTGAATGGAAAGTGGAAAAGTCGAAGAGTCAACAGTTAAAGGAGAAAAGCAAGGCCGTAAGGGAAGGGGAGTTTCAAAGGTCTAGGCGTTTAGCTTTTGTGTGAGTAAATGCTGCAGAAGTGGGCTCATTGGTTTACCAGTCGTGGGTTTCGTCGGAGGAGTAATCAAAACGCGTAAACTTCAAGATACGGCCTCCCTCCGtcaacacgagagagagagagagagagagagagagagagccaccGCTGCCGTAAATTCAAAGTCAGCACAGGGGCAAAGATGTCTTTTAAGTCCACACCCGATAAAAactccaattttcaaaattggtcACCaggagagtttttttttttttttttttaatgaaagagTAGAGCGATGAAGGCAGTAATGATGCcgtcataattatttttaaatattgaatttaaattataattattattaaaaagagATATCCTTATTTAAATTCTCTCAATGGAATtgatatttacatttattagaTCTATTATCGCAAGTAAATTACTTTCTTCACATCACccaaatttttctcttttttttggttgaaaaaataaaaaaacaaagacaGCACATAGTCAGTCTAGTGGGGGCTCTCAGTACCACACATTCATCCCTTTGGAGCAGATAAGGTTTGTAAATATCAAGAATAGCAGGTATCAGTGCCACAGACATGAACCATCGTATCCAAACCAAAAAACCAATTAACATATATGTGAACTGAACACCAATTGAAGATCCAGGGCGACTcatcaatggcagccaaagtgGCCCTCTATTCAAGCCTCAGTGGCAAGCTTCTACTCCCAACCAAGGGACCCTCTTCATTCCCAGCCTCCTCATCACCAAAACCAAGAAGAGTTCACCATTTCAGGATCCATGCAAAACTGGGTTTGGAGCAGCCTCTCTGTGTCTGATTCAccatgttaattaagatatatttagCTCTCTCTAATCTTGATTATTTTGAGCAAAGGCAAGGCTGAAAAGTGAATAACTTGATGATGGTATTTCCCAGGTGGGGGAGAGGGTGAAGTGAAGCAAGGAGGGAAGAAGAAGTTCATCACAAGAGAGGAAGAGCCAGAGCAGTAAGTAGCTCCAGCTTTGTTACCATTTTCAAAACCGATTACCCCTACAGTTAGATTTACATTACACATGGTATCCCTGATGTTTTAtatacttgcatgaatttttatAATGCGTGGTAAATGGCTCTCTATCAGCCACTAACAAAAGGGATCTGCTACATATGCAGGTATTGGCAAACAGCAGGGGAGAGGGCAGGGGAGAATCCCATGAAGACCCCACTTCCCTACATTATCATATTTGGCATGTCAACTCCTTTCGTGATCTTAGCCATTGCTTTTGCCAATGGATGGATCAAGGTTCCAGTCAGATAAAATGacaagcagcagcagcaggaaGAAGGCAAAACTTGACTAGGTTATGCAGTGTATAATACGCAGAGAATCGAGTTCATATGAGAGCATACATCTCATAgtatcttttcttcttttattttcagaGTACCAATGTTTTTCTTGTAATATTCCAAGTGAAAATCACAATACAATCGCAGAATGAATGTTTGAGCAATATAGAGAGGAGGATAGGAACGACAGTGGAAGGGAGTGTCTTAAAAGAAGTAAGGCCCAAGCAGCAACTGCCTTTCAATGAATTAGAAATGGTTGGCTCCctatctttttcctttttttttttttattttttgaattcatATGAGAAGAGTTCAGTTTCTTCAAACTAGAAACAGTTAACAGGACTACAGGCACAATGACGCAGAACCAATAAATCAAAGAAGATGTTCAGAACAAAAAGATCACTAAATAGAAGAATATCATATCGataccgagagagagagagagagagagagagagggacatGAATGGTTGAAGCAGAGCACAAATCATGGCCATAGTTTCATGGGGCAGACAATGTTTTAATTATTCATGCTTGGGAATTTAAAGCCTGTTCTCACATAACATATAGTTGATTGAATCAAGTTTGGATCCGACTTTACAACTTTGCATGACAGTTTATGCGGATCaagcaaaaggaagaaaatgctGCATGAACAACTCAATTATTTTGCCTAAACCTGAAgacaaccaaaccaaaccgaacacTAGATACGAAAATATTCTTTGAGAACAAAATATGCTTCTTCCATCTATCACTTGGAGTAACCTTTAAAAAGTCATCTACTTTTAAGcctcaaaattcaaacttttcaaggctatgaatttttcaacattttctttttctttttttgggtttttttttttttttgagggggggggggggggggggttgcaaTAAGCTGAATTTAACGTTTAAgcataaaattcaaaagaacTCAAGATCTAGTAAGTATGCAGTGAGACACAATCATCAAAAAGTTTAGGATTAAGCTACATGGTGGGTATAAATTGAAATTCCAATTAGCTTGTCCATGTTGTAGATCCATCAGTTCCAGAGGATCACACAAAAATCAGTATGGAGGCATACATTTACCAGTATTTCAAAATCATCTTCCACTATGAAGTCTATATATAAGAGAGAATCACTGTTACAACAAGAGGATGAATTATCATGCCCAAAATACTACTTTTTCAACAAAAAGGTTTATATGTCAAAGCTACTACTTTTTCCAACACtcaactttttttttcaaacccaTGAACGCAATTGGCTTAACATCTTTCCTAACCAGACATTGTGTTCTATATTTCGAACCACAGAGATTTTGGAAGTTTCATTTCTTTACCTTCTTCAATGGCTTGTAAAGTACTAAAGTCACAAATTTTGTGCGAAAGCGATGAGTGGAATTAAGAGCCACCAAAGATTGGCCACTACGGTCCTTCTGAATGTATAGATGATTCAGCACTGCCACTAAAGGTTTCCCCAGAGACTCAGAACTCTGCCTGGATGATGACGGCTGAGCTAGTGGTGACTGTAGCAGTAGAGGCGGTAATTCGGGCAACTTTTCATTAAAATCTTCTAAACTGAAGGGTGTGTTGTTATAGCTTGAAGCAGGAGAAGGAGGAGATTCTGAGCCAGCAATATTGTCGAGGTCTTCTGGAACAAAATCCTGCACAATACATTGGTCAGTTTGAAATCCAATTATTGATGTAAAGGGAATCAATCACAGAAGGAGCTGAATGCAGAAGACCTAAAAGAAACTTTACCCAAAgaatcatttttttcattactaTTATCAAGTATTGGCTTAGAGaagtattgaataaaatgatgaaactGCATTAGATTAATAAAGAATGAAAAGTATATTCCCGCTTAAGAATCAATTTATAACTAACAGTGAGAAGATGATCAACTCCTAATatgagtttaaaaaaaattgctggTTCAGCTGTAATGCACATCGCCTATCCAAGGAGCCTGCCTACCATCAGTTTACCAGATTTTTGGTACATAATGCAACTAAAATCACTAAGCCAAAATAGCAGTCGGAGGTGAAAGGAATAcgaaaatgtgtatatatatatatatatatattttaatgggGGATATCCTAAACTAGGAGCCAGAGACGCTCAACAGGTTATCTGGAACAGAAACAAATTAACCAACTATAGTTGTGAATTTGAGACCTCAAAAATATGGGTCAGTGCCTAATCACAGATGATGAAGCTTTAGTACATTAGGCATGCACACTAGAAAACATTAAGCCTCCTGATGAGCCTCAAAAGCCTTTTAATAGCAAGTATTTAATTTCCATTAGTAGAACGCATCTTGTTTGACAATTTTCTTGTTTAGAAAATTTAAGTGAAGGTCACAAAAATAGATTTTAGTGAGAAAAAATTTACCAACTAGTCAAAAACAGAGAAGTTATTGATGGTGCATATGGGTGTCAGACAAATATTTAGAGGAATAAAATGGATATTTCCTATTCTCCCCCTTCCATAAGCCAATTAACCTAGGTTTATGCATGTATGCTGCTAATTTTGATGCATCAACTAACTCAACTACTATTTAAATCTTCTAAATCCATATACAGTTTGCACTTCAAATGTGTTCACAAGAGATCGAATGCAACAATAAATACTAGAAGTAATGGACTACAAAGTAAATAATGCTTAAAACAAGTTTCAGTCACAAGACACACAAGGAAACCGATTGAGCTTAACATTCTTTATCAGCTACTTTTGGCCATTCTTAACATAACCTATTAACAAAAAGGAGCATTAGTGtcaattatttaacaaaagaaacatttcttttcatttatcAAATGACAGAAGCATATTCAAAGCCCCTcaatttaattctcatttttgaaCCCTCAACCGTCAGGAATTAAGGTCTGTTTGGGTCAATACCAGAAATTCACCTTATTGGCAAGAAGAAGAATGCTAGGATTATTAAAAACAATGAGTTATAGGACAAGGACAATTGAAAGTATACATGTGTGAGTCATAAATCAATTTGCAGGAGCATAACTTTGGTTGTACTCTGAAAGCAGAAGAAATAACAGGAATGTGTAAAGGCTTTTGAGTTTAGACCTTAACAGCTGATAATCGAAAGAAGCAGTAACGGAAAGACTACCATTTGTTTTTACACCTTATGGCTGTTATCCAATGCCACGTCAGTACCACATCCAAAGGTTTTCTGAATCCATCTTCTTGAGCTCACCGTTTATTATTATGGCAAATGTGCTGAAAAGTTACAGGCTACCATAAGCAGTGCATTTATGTTCCATAAAATGTATGGCATCTTAAGAttggtaaaataatttttctattggCAGGAACAGATACAGATTTCAATTTTGCGAATTAGGGATTTCTGTTGGCATAGAAATGAGAAATTTGGCCTCTTTTCAGTGTTCATACCCTACAGTAGAAAAGTAGGCAAGTTTGGAAACATACAGGAATGctacttttgtttttgtgtaCACAATTGCTCTGACTCAGATTTCAGATATCCCTGAAGGAAAGGATGGCCAATGTGAACAATTTTGCTGTTAATAGGTAGGGGGATATGTTTAATGAATATGAAACCAAGTCAGTGATAAGGCTTTGTTTTCAAGCCATCCACATGATGACAATATAACTGGTAAAACATTATAGCATCCTTTTCCAAATTTAGAGCATTTAGGGTCTTCTTGATGCGTTTTGAAAAGCCTTTTTGTTTGTCCGTAATGTAATATGGAAACTTTTGCATATATATCTGAAAACTACTTTTGTAAAAATTTCCTGGAAATGGCCCAGTTTCAGGATGCTGCTGAAAGCTATCTAGCGTCCACATTCTCCAAAACAGGAGTCCatgagaaaatgaaaacaaattcagattttgaaCTTGAATCTGAATTTTCAGGATCTCAAAATTAAagcataaaaaatcatgttatttcCAATAAACTACAACCTGGCTTTTATCTCATAGTCTAATACATTCAGCAGTGTCAGGGGAACCCCAAGGAACATCCATTTAACATCTGATAATATGTCCATATATCAAATATCATATATGTTGGCAAGCTGAGTTCTGTATAAATCATTGTTAATGAGCATATTCATGTCCATGTCAAAACAACAGTAAGATTGGATTTACTATATTGATATTCAAGATGCTTGTTGGTATTGTCCAAGTTTGTATATTCCAGCAACAAGAAacagagaggaaaagaaaagaattcaCCAAAATGAGTTCATGGAACAACATATCTATGATTCATGaagcaaatattcaaaaatacgATAAATTTACGACCTTACTCAAACAGGAAAAACTAGAACAATTTACCTGTAAATctaaaacattgaaaatattCCCAATATCATCGCGTTCCTGTGGCAAGTCTGGAGAACACCTCCACTGCCCATCAACAATAAAGTGGTAATGGTAAACACCTGATTGTAGCACTTTCATAATTGTGAAATCTTTGCCTGATCTTTCTAGGAAATCTCTGGTAAAAATCCGTTAAATCCTTGATATCAGACATTGCTTTGGAGAGCATAAATTTCAGGGAAAAAAAAGTACAATAGAAGAATTTCAAAAGATTACTAACCTTGTCTTCCAGTTATCCCATGATCCCTCAATTCCTACTTGCTTGCCATCGAACCTCCATGTGATTGTTGTTGGTATTCCAGTCTCAAAAAACCTACCATCATTCTGAGTTGCATTCCGGGTTGATACAGTGCCTTGAACCTGCATTACTTCATCAGGCCTTTGCAAAGGACTCTCGGCGATCTGAACACAAACATATGGAGATacaaacaaatgaacaatagGGGGCATTAGGGTGGACTATAAAACCAGCTTCAGTGCAGATTCCCCTTTCTGATTCCAAATTCCACAGAAATTGGGGGTCTCGTCAAGCAAGAAATTTGCAGATTAACATGTTCAACTGATTACTCCTTGTGCCTAATGCTTGCATTTCaagggctccaaaaatcacacAGGCTTTAGTTCTAGAGCATCAGAGTGGGAagttattcaataaatttgaactTGTCAATGTTGATCGAAACTAAGGATAACTAATGCTCTAATTTTTTCATCCTATAACTTGGAAACAAAAAACTCACAAAACCCTTTGTATTGCGCTGGATTTCCATTCCATCAGACAAATAGTGGGTGTAGAAAAGAACATAGGAATAGGAGTGCCAAGCAAACTCAAATACAACTTAGCCAAATCAATTCCCAAAAAATTTCAACCCAAGTTCACAACTATCAAACACTTCCCTATGTAATCTCATAAGCAAACACatgcaaataaaaatttcattctaTTTTCCTCTCTCTCATCCCAAAACCATTATACTAATTGACCCCCCAAAAAGATATCTGTTCTAGAAGAGCAACCCTATCTTATTATATCTatgtaatctatatatatatgagtgtgTACATATTGTAGAGCTGACCTGGGAATTGAACATGGCAGTGGAGCAGTAAGCCCTAGGGCTAGAAGGAGGGGACTGAGCCATGGACTGTGGGAAAGGACCCTGCGCCCCACCATGTGCAAACTCCATATAGTCTTCACCCTCTTGATTCTTGGTTGCAGAGGGGCCAGCCTCATCCTTCCTTCCACTAACATTACCCATTACTGCAAAAACAATGAAACCCAGTTGGAATATGTATCTCAAAACATGATTATGGAATTCAAGGagcatatatgtgtgtgtgtgtgtgtgtgtgtgtatagacAGTGATGAGAGGGGCAGACCAGTGAACAAAAGGAAAAGCCAAAGACAGTAAAAATAAAAGCTTTGGGGGGTGAGTTCAGTGACATGCCCATCACCACCCTATAAATAAACACAGAGCACccaagaaagaaggaaagaaagaaagaaacccaCCCAGAA encodes:
- the LOC127792674 gene encoding SNF1-related protein kinase regulatory subunit beta-2-like isoform X2; the protein is MLLEFHNHVLRYIFQLGFIVFAVMGNVSGRKDEAGPSATKNQEGEDYMEFAHGGAQGPFPQSMAQSPPSSPRAYCSTAMFNSQVQGTVSTRNATQNDGRFFETGIPTTITWRFDGKQVGIEGSWDNWKTRDFLERSGKDFTIMKVLQSGVYHYHFIVDGQWRCSPDLPQERDDIGNIFNVLDLQDFVPEDLDNIAGSESPPSPASSYNNTPFSLEDFNEKLPELPPLLLQSPLAQPSSSRQSSESLGKPLVAVLNHLYIQKDRSGQSLVALNSTHRFRTKFVTLVLYKPLKKVKK
- the LOC127792451 gene encoding alpha-1,6-mannosyl-glycoprotein 2-beta-N-acetylglucosaminyltransferase, whose translation is MALPKKPRIKDAAFRRLLSVVVITLLGAGMLLCLLHTNSISPNPIEIDQKLDLDLAANVSLLAKSLNLSKQSRLSVLLEQRNELPPRNLDLFPKLAKDGIIIVLYVHNRPQYLRVAVDSLSRVVGIGETLLIVSHDGYYEEMNKIVEGIRFCQVKQIFAPYSPHVFNSSFPGVSRADCTGKDDPAKKHCEGSPDQYGNHRSPKIVSLKHHWWWMMNTVWDGLKETRQHLGHILFIEEDHYIFPNAYRNLQMLIALKPKKCPNCYAANLAPSDVKSRGEGWESLIAERMGNVGYAYNRTVWKKIHRKAGEFCFFDDYNWDITMWATVFPSFGGPVYTLRGPRTSAIHFGKCGLHQGQGETFSCIDNGVLNIPIEEVDKAGNINPKWRVHVYEHQAGYQAGFRGWGGWGDTRDRELCLKFAKMYHFAGKASQS
- the LOC127792674 gene encoding SNF1-related protein kinase regulatory subunit beta-2-like isoform X1, whose translation is MLLEFHNHVLRYIFQLGFIVFAVMGNVSGRKDEAGPSATKNQEGEDYMEFAHGGAQGPFPQSMAQSPPSSPRAYCSTAMFNSQIAESPLQRPDEVMQVQGTVSTRNATQNDGRFFETGIPTTITWRFDGKQVGIEGSWDNWKTRDFLERSGKDFTIMKVLQSGVYHYHFIVDGQWRCSPDLPQERDDIGNIFNVLDLQDFVPEDLDNIAGSESPPSPASSYNNTPFSLEDFNEKLPELPPLLLQSPLAQPSSSRQSSESLGKPLVAVLNHLYIQKDRSGQSLVALNSTHRFRTKFVTLVLYKPLKKVKK
- the LOC127792452 gene encoding uncharacterized protein LOC127792452; the encoded protein is MAAKVALYSSLSGKLLLPTKGPSSFPASSSPKPRRVHHFRIHAKLGGGEGEVKQGGKKKFITREEEPEQYWQTAGERAGENPMKTPLPYIIIFGMSTPFVILAIAFANGWIKVPVR
- the LOC127792674 gene encoding SNF1-related protein kinase regulatory subunit beta-2-like isoform X3 → MGNVSGRKDEAGPSATKNQEGEDYMEFAHGGAQGPFPQSMAQSPPSSPRAYCSTAMFNSQIAESPLQRPDEVMQVQGTVSTRNATQNDGRFFETGIPTTITWRFDGKQVGIEGSWDNWKTRDFLERSGKDFTIMKVLQSGVYHYHFIVDGQWRCSPDLPQERDDIGNIFNVLDLQDFVPEDLDNIAGSESPPSPASSYNNTPFSLEDFNEKLPELPPLLLQSPLAQPSSSRQSSESLGKPLVAVLNHLYIQKDRSGQSLVALNSTHRFRTKFVTLVLYKPLKKVKK